The following are encoded together in the Parabacteroides chongii genome:
- a CDS encoding DUF3857 domain-containing protein: MTKIVNKFALLLCLLALTASLFAAPEAEYRKLSKAYILNADGSQEFRYNMELTLFTHTAMNGTYGESFIVYNPQYQELKINASYTKQKDGNIVKTPDNAFVEVLPRTAADAPAYNHLKEMVVVHTGLELGATIYLDYTLTSKPGYLPELDIYDELLQTSPVKEYTVSLSVPENKPLAYTLQNINSKPTVATEGGMKTVTWKLNNLPASSRDMFVSAANGDIPFLTASTYASNKEALNGLFAQFTPATNVQLNAIAENLTAGKKNDTEKLQAILQHVVENVGYSQVPLRDAGFKIRSINDLFYSAYGTEAEKTNLLNGLLNAVGIQAETAASYRVNADPASLGLNAIKELVVIAHADGKQYIMSPTSGKMAAAGWNNQTPVISLTNAGTPVTIPTPDARINYEVSVSVSPEKAESQVKATIGDAYLPYYGDNIAAYAGKETSSQTLKANNGYVMVTLPDAPVSLAHSSYCHMNTARKENLLLPCKANEHYAYTVTIPAGMKLATPESVKTIENGAGKVVISIRQNGDKTEVERSLQLNKQLYSPAEFSNLRNLLTEWGNQSNKILLLSVD, from the coding sequence TACAGCGTCTCTGTTTGCTGCACCGGAAGCCGAATACAGAAAGTTATCGAAAGCATATATTTTGAATGCGGACGGAAGCCAGGAGTTCCGTTACAACATGGAACTTACCCTTTTCACTCACACCGCCATGAACGGTACATACGGAGAAAGTTTCATTGTATACAATCCCCAATATCAGGAATTGAAGATCAATGCATCCTACACCAAACAGAAAGACGGCAACATCGTGAAAACACCGGATAATGCCTTTGTTGAAGTATTACCCCGCACGGCAGCCGACGCTCCGGCCTACAATCATCTGAAAGAAATGGTTGTCGTCCATACCGGCCTGGAGCTGGGTGCAACGATCTATCTGGATTATACCCTGACTTCCAAACCGGGCTATCTGCCGGAACTGGATATCTACGACGAACTTTTACAGACTTCGCCGGTAAAAGAATATACGGTCAGCCTGTCTGTACCGGAAAACAAACCGCTGGCTTACACATTACAGAATATCAATTCCAAACCGACTGTAGCAACAGAAGGCGGAATGAAAACGGTAACCTGGAAACTGAATAACCTGCCGGCTTCTTCCCGTGATATGTTTGTATCCGCTGCCAATGGAGATATCCCTTTCCTGACAGCCTCTACTTACGCATCCAACAAAGAAGCCCTGAACGGACTATTCGCCCAGTTCACCCCAGCTACCAACGTACAGCTGAATGCCATCGCCGAAAATCTGACAGCCGGTAAAAAGAACGATACGGAAAAGTTACAGGCAATCCTTCAGCACGTAGTTGAAAACGTAGGTTACAGCCAGGTTCCTCTGCGCGATGCCGGATTCAAGATCCGTTCGATCAACGACCTGTTCTATTCCGCTTACGGAACGGAAGCAGAGAAAACAAACCTGCTGAACGGCTTGCTGAATGCTGTCGGCATCCAGGCAGAAACAGCGGCTTCTTACCGTGTGAACGCCGATCCCGCCAGTCTCGGACTAAATGCAATAAAAGAATTGGTCGTTATAGCCCATGCAGACGGCAAACAATACATCATGTCTCCGACATCCGGCAAAATGGCAGCAGCCGGCTGGAACAACCAAACACCGGTTATCAGTCTGACCAACGCAGGAACTCCGGTTACGATCCCTACGCCGGATGCCCGTATAAATTATGAAGTATCCGTTTCCGTTTCACCGGAAAAAGCTGAATCGCAGGTGAAAGCCACGATCGGTGATGCCTATCTGCCTTATTATGGCGACAACATCGCCGCTTATGCAGGAAAGGAAACATCTTCACAAACATTGAAAGCGAACAACGGCTATGTAATGGTCACATTACCGGATGCTCCGGTCAGCCTGGCACACAGCAGTTATTGCCATATGAACACGGCACGCAAGGAAAACCTGCTATTGCCCTGTAAAGCGAACGAACATTACGCCTATACGGTGACAATACCGGCAGGAATGAAACTAGCCACTCCGGAATCTGTCAAAACAATCGAGAACGGAGCCGGAAAAGTAGTTATCTCCATCCGGCAAAACGGTGATAAGACAGAAGTTGAACGCAGCCTGCAACTGAACAAGCAATTATATTCGCC